One bacterium genomic window carries:
- a CDS encoding AAA family ATPase, whose product MAKVIAVAGKGGVGKTTIAGFIVRFLKEQNCAPILAVDADPSMNLNITLGVDVHRTIGEIREEARPEIGKRPAYMSLAEYFELEVNLALVESNSFDLLTIGRPEGKGCYCSANSNLRDMLKKITSNYKYVVIDNEAGMEHISRQTDDKVDVMLIISDSSPKGLIAAVRTNELIRKLENEVKHTFFIINREAKDLPSNFIKEIENHKLPFAGSIHFDPSLSEYEIVGKSIFDLPDDSILYRDIKDILQRINEVCHFW is encoded by the coding sequence ATGGCTAAAGTTATTGCTGTTGCGGGTAAAGGCGGTGTCGGAAAGACGACTATTGCCGGCTTTATAGTCAGATTTCTTAAAGAGCAAAATTGTGCCCCTATTCTGGCTGTTGATGCCGACCCATCAATGAATTTGAATATTACTCTTGGCGTAGATGTTCATCGCACCATTGGTGAAATCCGAGAAGAAGCACGACCAGAAATAGGAAAAAGACCTGCTTATATGAGTCTGGCAGAGTATTTTGAACTTGAAGTCAATCTGGCTCTGGTGGAAAGTAATTCCTTTGATTTGCTGACAATAGGCCGCCCTGAGGGAAAAGGATGTTATTGTTCCGCAAACAGTAATTTAAGAGATATGCTGAAAAAAATTACCTCAAATTATAAATATGTTGTCATTGACAATGAAGCCGGGATGGAACATATCAGCAGACAAACAGATGATAAGGTAGATGTGATGTTGATTATCTCAGACTCATCCCCAAAAGGATTAATCGCCGCAGTTAGAACAAATGAATTGATTAGAAAACTTGAAAACGAGGTTAAGCATACATTCTTTATCATTAATCGAGAGGCAAAAGACCTTCCGTCTAACTTCATTAAAGAGATTGAAAATCATAAACTCCCATTTGCCGGCAGTATTCATTTTGACCCTTCTCTTTCTGAATATGAAATTGTTGGGAAATCAATCTTTGACCTACCAGATGATTCCATCCTCTATCGGGACATAAAAGATATTCTTCAAAGAATAAATGAAGTCTGTCACTTCTGGTAA
- a CDS encoding C1 family peptidase, which yields MNLKLITSIVIGLMLSGQLVFGQNAELSAIKKAIKSKGTSWTAGETDVSKLSKEARKRLCGAIIVPQTKPSITVKSTKVLPDTWDWRSANGYDWTTPIRNQAACGSCVAFGAIGALEPLARIEANNPLLSIDLSEQHLFSCGGGLCDYGWYPSSAANYLRDYGTPDEACYPYISGNGNDYPCANTCPDWEDRVTQISQWNWVTNNVDSIRGALFQTPLSTTMAVYTDFFFYDGGVYEYTYGVLEGYHQIAFVGYNNIEGYWICKNSWGTNWGENGWFRIKYGESSIGNSTILMSGTQPPQTLSLDIILNGATFTTGNILTANAHVTNDDTADVLDAKVWIKFPDNSLISILNLPGVTIGANANFETPLLNYTLNGSEPHGNYEFGGRFLHYITGDIVCEDIEPFSVY from the coding sequence AAGGCAATTAAGTCAAAAGGAACAAGTTGGACAGCAGGAGAAACAGATGTTTCCAAACTCTCTAAAGAGGCAAGAAAAAGGTTATGCGGGGCAATAATTGTTCCTCAAACCAAACCATCAATCACGGTAAAATCTACAAAGGTTTTACCCGATACTTGGGACTGGCGAAGTGCAAATGGATATGACTGGACGACTCCTATTCGCAATCAGGCGGCGTGTGGAAGTTGTGTTGCCTTTGGGGCGATTGGTGCTTTAGAGCCTTTAGCGCGTATCGAAGCAAATAACCCGCTTCTATCTATTGACCTTTCAGAACAACACTTGTTTTCGTGTGGTGGTGGGTTATGTGATTACGGATGGTATCCCTCATCGGCGGCAAATTATCTGAGGGACTACGGAACTCCTGATGAGGCGTGTTATCCCTATATTTCAGGTAATGGTAATGATTATCCCTGTGCAAATACCTGTCCTGATTGGGAAGATAGGGTTACACAAATTAGTCAATGGAATTGGGTGACAAATAATGTGGATAGCATCCGCGGGGCATTATTTCAAACACCTTTATCCACGACAATGGCAGTATATACTGATTTCTTTTTCTATGATGGTGGAGTTTATGAATACACATATGGAGTGCTTGAAGGATACCACCAGATTGCTTTTGTTGGTTACAACAACATAGAAGGATATTGGATATGCAAGAATAGTTGGGGAACAAACTGGGGTGAAAATGGTTGGTTTAGAATAAAATATGGAGAGTCTTCGATTGGCAACAGCACAATCCTTATGTCAGGCACACAACCACCTCAAACACTATCACTGGATATTATTCTAAACGGTGCGACCTTTACCACAGGAAATATCTTAACTGCTAACGCCCATGTGACTAACGATGATACAGCTGATGTCCTTGATGCAAAGGTATGGATTAAGTTTCCAGATAATTCGTTAATATCTATACTTAACCTGCCAGGGGTCACAATTGGTGCAAATGCTAATTTTGAAACACCATTATTAAATTATACCCTCAATGGTAGTGAACCTCATGGTAACTATGAATTTGGCGGGAGATTCTTACATTATATCACCGGCGATATTGTTTGTGAAGATATCGAACCATTTTCTGTTTATTAA